A genomic segment from Pseudomonas sp. S09G 359 encodes:
- a CDS encoding 1-acyl-sn-glycerol-3-phosphate acyltransferase, which yields MFEPVVATLITSMARTVTGARSLWLGCAPVPVQRIYFANHSSHGDFVLLWASLPQNLRKFTRPVAGSDYWNKSALRRYIINRVFNGVLIDRERKEPVDNPLQPMLAALEGGDSLIIFPEGTRNLEDGLLPFKSGLYHLAKSYPQAELIPVWIANLNRVMPKGRVLPLPLLCTTSFGAPLQLGDGEDKAAFLARTRDALLALAPEHS from the coding sequence ATGTTCGAACCCGTGGTCGCCACATTGATAACCTCCATGGCCCGCACCGTCACCGGCGCCCGCAGCCTGTGGCTGGGCTGCGCGCCGGTGCCGGTGCAACGCATCTACTTCGCCAACCACAGCAGCCACGGCGACTTCGTGCTGCTGTGGGCATCGTTGCCGCAGAACCTGCGCAAATTCACCCGCCCGGTGGCCGGCAGTGATTACTGGAACAAAAGCGCGTTGCGCCGCTACATCATCAACCGTGTGTTCAATGGCGTGCTGATCGACCGCGAGCGCAAAGAGCCTGTGGATAACCCCTTGCAGCCCATGTTGGCGGCCCTGGAAGGCGGCGACTCACTGATCATCTTCCCCGAAGGCACACGTAATCTGGAGGACGGCCTGCTGCCGTTCAAAAGCGGCTTGTACCACCTCGCGAAAAGTTACCCACAGGCCGAATTGATCCCCGTGTGGATCGCCAACCTCAACCGGGTCATGCCCAAGGGCCGCGTACTGCCGCTGCCTTTGTTGTGCACCACCAGCTTCGGCGCGCCGCTGCAATTGGGGGACGGTGAAGACAAAGCCGCGTTCCTCGCCCGCACCCGCGACGCCCTGCTCGCCCTTGCCCCGGAGCATTCCTGA
- a CDS encoding phosphatidate cytidylyltransferase: MASQTLMLFGGIGAILILASLIGLILKLRTRGTPNTVIDNLNARINAWWVMVVVIGIAFWLGTGAVILLFYAVSFYALREFLTLTPTRRSDYPALVAAFYLALPLQYLLIYADWYGLFSIFIPVYVFLLLPILASLGGDSTHFLERASKVQWGLMIAVFCVSFVPALLTLDIPGYEGRNLLLIAYLVIVVQLSDVLQYVCGKLFGKHKIAPNLSPSKTVEGFVGGILLSSLIGAALWWTTPFNPWQSFLIALLINLLGFAGGIVMSAIKRDRGVKDWGHMIEGHGGMLDRLDSVCFAAPIFFHLVRYWWT, translated from the coding sequence ATGGCTAGCCAAACCCTGATGTTGTTCGGCGGGATCGGCGCGATCCTGATACTGGCCTCGCTGATCGGCCTGATCCTCAAGCTGCGCACCCGTGGTACGCCGAATACGGTGATCGACAACCTCAACGCGCGCATCAACGCCTGGTGGGTGATGGTGGTGGTGATCGGCATCGCCTTCTGGCTCGGCACCGGCGCGGTGATCCTGTTGTTCTACGCCGTGTCGTTCTACGCCCTGCGCGAATTCCTCACCCTCACGCCCACCCGCCGCAGCGACTACCCGGCGCTGGTAGCCGCGTTCTACCTGGCCCTGCCGCTGCAGTACCTGCTGATCTATGCGGACTGGTACGGGCTGTTCTCGATCTTTATCCCGGTGTACGTGTTCTTGCTGCTGCCGATCCTCGCCAGCCTCGGTGGCGACAGCACCCACTTCCTCGAGCGGGCCTCGAAAGTGCAATGGGGGCTGATGATCGCGGTGTTCTGCGTGTCCTTCGTGCCTGCGCTGCTGACCCTCGACATCCCCGGCTACGAAGGCCGCAACCTGCTGCTGATCGCCTACCTGGTGATCGTGGTGCAACTCTCGGACGTGTTGCAGTACGTGTGCGGCAAGCTGTTCGGCAAACATAAGATCGCGCCCAACCTGTCGCCGTCGAAAACCGTGGAAGGCTTTGTCGGCGGCATTCTGCTCTCCTCCCTGATCGGCGCGGCGCTGTGGTGGACCACGCCATTCAACCCGTGGCAGTCGTTCTTGATCGCGCTGTTGATCAACCTGCTCGGGTTTGCCGGCGGCATCGTGATGTCAGCCATCAAGCGCGACCGCGGCGTGAAGGACTGGGGCCATATGATCGAAGGGCACGGCGGCATGCTCGACCGCCTGGATTCGGTGTGTTTTGCCGCGCCAATCTTCTTCCACCTCGTGCGCTACTGGTGGACGTGA
- a CDS encoding alpha-2-macroglobulin — translation MFDSFKAISRRIVGALLTVVGAVFGQWQPPFWLRAIGRGLANLGNKARAYPRQTGAGVLGLVLLAAAGFYGWHWYSNLPQPHTASYSLHKPNLTNYTQQPPVVDNLQVRFAESVAPLAAIGKPVTEGITLKPEVAGTWRWSDDRTLLFVPEKDWPVDAHYSLDLAKKNLLADGVLLDQYTTQFSTQPFRATLAQNELYQDPSNPTLKQLVATFRFSHPVDEESLRKRVSVTLGKGLAYRDAQLPNRPEITFDDTKLNAYVRSAALATPLESTPVSAKLDEGIKARDGGNASTAPLVAEVTVPGRYRLTFTGAEVSFVDNERGEPEPVLMFSSSSAVADDTIAGKVQAWLLPEKAQDDTRPYSSNDIDDALLARSSKISLTHVPSVEPLNTLHAFKFKAPAGRALYVRVPANLEAIGGYLAKNPTASLLSMPAYPRTLQFLSDGALLSLNGEKRLGFMARGVPGAHVEIARLLPNQLQHLVDQSSGSFARPNFGNEYFDRMVERQSLDIPLSSNDPAKTVYDNVDLSHYLTANGGRRGIFVLKLSPQDDTAQRTFEYDRSSTSDLRFIVVTDLGIIAKRSSDGSHDVYVQSIGNGSPVADAQVDIIGRNGLPVSSGRTDGEGHVHFAKLDELRREKTPLMYVVTRGNDQSFLPIARQSQQLDLSRFDVGGLEEDGAIDRLSAYLFTDRGLYRPGETAHLGMIVRSGNWKGALRGLPVELQITDPRGLEVIRQPLKLSASGFETFDFPSSEVAPAGEYTATLQLIGQKQTRTDLGSVSFKVRDFEPDRMKVSLSLHDTPVLGWIAPDQVVAKVTAMHLFGAPASGRRVTAKMSLSPTLAAFDRYPDYRFRLNDALEDASTEDLAETTVDDNGQAVLDLNLQRFANSTYRLQVATQVFEAEGGRNVAAQSALLVSSAPYLVGVKSQDSLSYVAKDAPRQVQWLAVAPDLTPLAVDGLTSEVVEHRYVSVLVKQSNGTYKYESRIKNISQPAAPLVMTEKGAKQALNTGTPGDYTLQLKDANGNLLSQIDYSVAGRGNTSRSLERNAELQLRLDKRSYATGDEIAISIRAPYTGAGLITIERDKVYTQQWFKADSTNSVQHIRVPAGLEGNAYVNVQFVRDMGSAEVYMSPLSYGVVPFSINLDARRMALKVEGPAKIEPGQTLDIKVNADRPGRAVVYAVDEGILQVARYQTPDPLGFFFQKRALEVGTSQILDLILPEFSRLLSGAAPGGDTEGALANHLNPFKRKHQPPVAWWSGLVDLPAGETVLHYQVPDSFNGKLHLFAVAVDTDSVGVSEANTEVRGPIVITPNVPAFVAPGDVFNVSAGVFSNLDAAADVKFEVQTSAGLVVQGDKGSTLSLQPRKEGTAEFKIKVGETLGSADLRFVAVLPDGKRIQVAETTSIRPLSEHRVALSLGRFDSASKELKPTRELFTQLRDVQLGVAASPLVWANGLKHYLDDYGYACTEQLVSKAMPALIWGGTEPAAEQAFNSAVRMLRQRQNQAGGFGLWAANPDVAPYASLYATDFLIEAKERGLPVPEDVLVRSNAYLTDLANGPSEGLSELRNRAYASYLLSRQGILVSGALSDIRERYESYFKDSWQNDIGAAYLAASYKLLKQDRQADTLFRKVPWRSLVDKWDSDGLYYDPLVHDAEHLHLLARHFPELLDDVPVALLDKLGKRLNEQRYNSLSAALLLRALDNYGQRAQSDMTLKATAWLGDKQQQLLEMAGQPPRAAVPGATQKLVMEKSDGPAAFYMLSEAGFDKGAKLKPITNGLEIIHEYLDLKGEPVSKVAVGDEFLVRLRLRATDRDQVQQVAVVDLLPGGVEPVYNLPPEPEAASSEESEGEESEYVEASDEEADTWQAPIGETELSNWQPEYVDVRDDRVVLYGTALRDVGTFVYRVRATNAGTFNTPPAYAEGMYETTLQGRGKVGQLEITKP, via the coding sequence ATGTTCGATTCGTTCAAAGCGATCAGCCGCCGTATTGTCGGTGCGTTATTGACTGTGGTGGGCGCCGTTTTCGGCCAATGGCAGCCGCCGTTCTGGCTGCGCGCCATCGGCCGTGGCCTGGCGAACCTGGGCAACAAGGCGCGTGCTTATCCGCGCCAGACCGGTGCCGGCGTACTGGGCCTGGTACTGCTCGCCGCCGCCGGTTTTTACGGCTGGCACTGGTATTCCAACCTGCCGCAGCCGCACACCGCGAGCTATTCGCTGCACAAGCCCAACCTGACCAACTACACCCAGCAACCGCCGGTTGTGGATAACTTGCAGGTACGCTTTGCCGAATCCGTGGCTCCGCTGGCGGCCATCGGCAAGCCAGTGACTGAAGGCATCACCCTCAAACCCGAGGTGGCAGGCACCTGGCGCTGGTCCGATGACCGCACCTTGCTGTTCGTGCCGGAAAAAGACTGGCCGGTAGACGCCCATTACAGCCTCGACCTGGCCAAGAAAAACCTGCTGGCCGACGGCGTACTGCTGGACCAATACACCACTCAATTTTCTACCCAGCCGTTCCGCGCCACGTTGGCGCAAAACGAGCTGTACCAAGACCCGTCCAACCCCACGCTGAAACAGCTGGTAGCCACATTCCGGTTTTCCCACCCTGTAGATGAAGAAAGCCTACGCAAGCGCGTGTCCGTCACCCTCGGCAAAGGCCTGGCCTATCGCGACGCCCAGTTGCCTAACCGCCCGGAAATCACCTTCGACGACACCAAGCTCAACGCCTACGTACGTTCTGCCGCCCTGGCCACCCCGCTGGAAAGCACGCCGGTCAGCGCCAAGCTGGACGAAGGCATCAAGGCCCGCGACGGCGGCAACGCCAGCACCGCGCCGCTGGTGGCCGAAGTCACCGTGCCCGGCCGCTACCGCCTGACATTCACTGGCGCCGAAGTCAGCTTTGTGGATAACGAACGCGGTGAGCCGGAGCCCGTGCTGATGTTCAGCAGCTCCAGCGCCGTGGCCGATGACACCATCGCCGGTAAGGTCCAGGCTTGGCTGCTGCCGGAAAAAGCCCAGGACGATACCCGCCCCTACAGCAGCAACGATATCGACGATGCATTGCTCGCCCGCAGCAGCAAAATCAGCCTGACCCACGTGCCCAGCGTCGAACCGCTGAACACCCTGCACGCCTTCAAATTCAAGGCCCCTGCGGGTCGCGCGCTGTATGTAAGGGTGCCGGCCAACCTGGAAGCCATCGGCGGCTATTTGGCGAAGAATCCTACGGCCTCGCTGCTGAGCATGCCGGCTTACCCACGCACCTTGCAGTTCCTGTCCGACGGCGCCTTGCTCAGCCTCAATGGCGAAAAACGCCTGGGTTTCATGGCCCGTGGCGTGCCCGGCGCCCACGTGGAAATCGCCCGCCTGCTGCCCAACCAGCTGCAACACCTGGTGGACCAGAGCAGCGGCAGCTTCGCCCGCCCCAACTTCGGCAACGAATATTTCGATCGCATGGTCGAGCGTCAGTCACTGGACATTCCACTGTCGTCCAATGACCCGGCCAAAACCGTCTACGACAACGTGGACCTCAGCCACTACCTCACCGCCAACGGCGGCCGACGCGGTATTTTCGTACTCAAGCTCAGCCCGCAGGATGACACGGCCCAGCGTACGTTCGAGTACGACCGCAGCAGCACCAGCGACCTGCGTTTTATCGTAGTGACGGACCTGGGCATCATCGCCAAGCGTTCCAGCGACGGCAGCCATGATGTGTATGTGCAGTCCATCGGCAACGGTTCGCCGGTAGCCGACGCGCAAGTCGACATCATTGGCCGCAACGGCCTGCCGGTCAGCAGTGGCCGTACCGATGGCGAAGGCCATGTGCATTTCGCCAAGCTGGATGAACTGCGCCGTGAGAAAACGCCGCTGATGTATGTGGTTACGCGCGGTAATGACCAGTCATTCCTGCCGATCGCACGCCAGTCTCAGCAGTTGGATTTGTCGCGCTTCGACGTAGGCGGTCTGGAAGAAGACGGTGCGATTGATCGCCTCAGCGCCTACCTGTTTACCGACCGCGGCCTGTACCGACCCGGCGAAACCGCGCACCTGGGCATGATCGTGCGCAGCGGCAACTGGAAAGGCGCCCTGCGAGGCCTGCCGGTGGAGCTGCAAATCACCGACCCGCGTGGCCTGGAGGTAATCCGCCAGCCGCTGAAACTGTCCGCCAGCGGGTTTGAAACCTTTGATTTCCCCAGCAGCGAAGTCGCCCCCGCCGGGGAATACACCGCGACCCTGCAGTTGATTGGCCAGAAGCAGACCCGCACCGACCTGGGCAGCGTGAGCTTCAAGGTCCGCGACTTTGAACCGGACCGCATGAAAGTCAGCCTGAGCCTGCACGACACACCCGTGTTGGGTTGGATTGCACCGGACCAAGTAGTGGCAAAAGTCACCGCGATGCACCTGTTCGGCGCCCCGGCATCTGGCCGGCGCGTGACCGCGAAAATGTCCCTGAGCCCGACGCTCGCGGCCTTCGACCGCTACCCGGATTACCGTTTCCGCCTCAATGACGCCCTGGAAGACGCCAGCACCGAAGACCTCGCCGAAACCACCGTGGACGATAACGGCCAGGCGGTCCTCGACCTCAACCTGCAACGCTTCGCCAACAGTACCTATCGCCTGCAAGTGGCAACCCAAGTGTTCGAGGCCGAGGGTGGCCGCAATGTGGCGGCGCAAAGTGCCCTGCTGGTGTCGTCCGCGCCCTACCTGGTGGGTGTGAAAAGTCAGGATTCGCTGTCGTACGTCGCCAAGGACGCGCCGCGTCAGGTGCAATGGCTGGCCGTCGCGCCGGACCTGACGCCGCTGGCGGTCGACGGCCTGACCAGCGAGGTGGTCGAACACCGTTATGTGTCGGTGCTGGTGAAGCAATCCAACGGCACCTACAAATACGAGTCGCGCATCAAGAACATCAGCCAGCCGGCCGCACCGCTGGTGATGACAGAGAAAGGCGCCAAGCAGGCCCTGAACACCGGTACGCCGGGGGATTACACCCTGCAACTCAAGGATGCCAACGGCAACCTGCTCAGCCAGATCGACTACAGCGTGGCCGGACGGGGCAACACCTCGCGCTCCCTGGAGCGTAATGCCGAGTTGCAACTGCGCCTGGATAAACGCAGCTACGCCACTGGCGACGAGATCGCGATCAGCATCCGCGCGCCCTACACCGGCGCCGGCTTGATCACCATCGAACGCGACAAGGTGTATACCCAGCAATGGTTCAAGGCCGACAGCACCAACAGCGTGCAACATATCCGCGTGCCCGCAGGGCTTGAGGGCAATGCCTACGTCAACGTGCAGTTCGTACGGGATATGGGTTCGGCCGAGGTCTACATGAGCCCGCTGTCCTACGGCGTGGTGCCGTTCAGCATCAACCTGGATGCACGGCGCATGGCGCTCAAGGTCGAAGGCCCGGCGAAGATCGAGCCGGGGCAGACGCTGGATATCAAGGTGAACGCCGACCGCCCGGGCCGCGCAGTGGTCTACGCGGTGGATGAAGGCATTCTGCAAGTGGCGCGCTACCAGACGCCGGACCCGTTGGGCTTCTTCTTCCAGAAGCGCGCGCTGGAAGTCGGCACCAGTCAGATCCTTGACCTGATCCTGCCGGAATTCAGCCGCCTGCTCAGTGGGGCAGCGCCCGGTGGCGATACCGAAGGCGCCCTGGCCAACCACCTCAACCCGTTCAAGCGTAAACATCAGCCGCCGGTAGCCTGGTGGTCCGGGCTGGTGGACTTGCCGGCCGGCGAAACCGTGCTGCATTACCAGGTGCCGGACAGCTTCAACGGCAAGCTGCATCTGTTTGCCGTGGCGGTGGACACCGACAGCGTGGGGGTCAGTGAGGCCAACACTGAGGTGCGCGGGCCGATTGTAATCACGCCAAACGTGCCGGCCTTTGTGGCGCCGGGGGATGTGTTCAACGTAAGCGCGGGCGTGTTCAGCAACCTCGACGCGGCGGCGGATGTGAAGTTTGAGGTACAGACCAGCGCTGGCCTGGTGGTGCAAGGCGACAAGGGCAGCACCTTGTCCCTGCAACCGCGCAAGGAAGGCACCGCCGAGTTCAAGATCAAGGTGGGCGAAACCCTGGGTTCGGCAGACCTGCGTTTTGTAGCGGTATTGCCGGATGGCAAACGCATCCAGGTGGCGGAAACCACCTCGATCCGCCCGCTCAGCGAGCACCGCGTAGCCTTGAGCCTGGGCCGCTTCGACAGCGCCAGCAAAGAGCTGAAACCCACGCGCGAACTGTTCACCCAACTGCGCGACGTGCAACTGGGCGTCGCCGCTTCGCCGCTGGTATGGGCCAACGGCCTCAAGCATTACCTGGATGACTACGGCTATGCATGCACCGAGCAGTTGGTGTCCAAGGCCATGCCGGCGTTGATCTGGGGTGGTACGGAACCTGCGGCCGAGCAAGCCTTCAACAGCGCCGTACGCATGCTCCGTCAGCGTCAGAACCAGGCCGGCGGCTTCGGTTTGTGGGCGGCCAACCCGGACGTGGCGCCGTATGCCAGCCTGTACGCCACCGACTTCCTGATCGAAGCCAAGGAACGCGGGCTGCCAGTGCCGGAAGACGTGTTAGTGCGCTCGAACGCTTATCTGACAGACCTGGCCAACGGCCCGAGCGAAGGCCTGTCGGAATTACGCAACCGTGCCTACGCCAGTTACCTGCTGAGCCGTCAGGGGATTCTGGTGAGCGGTGCCTTAAGTGATATCCGCGAGCGCTACGAAAGCTACTTCAAGGACAGTTGGCAGAACGACATTGGCGCCGCATACCTGGCCGCCAGCTACAAGCTGCTCAAGCAGGATCGCCAGGCGGATACGCTGTTCCGCAAGGTTCCATGGCGTTCGCTTGTGGATAAGTGGGACAGCGACGGCCTGTATTACGACCCGCTGGTGCACGATGCCGAACACCTGCACCTGCTGGCGCGGCACTTCCCCGAGCTGCTGGACGACGTGCCGGTGGCCTTGCTGGATAAGCTCGGCAAGCGCCTCAACGAGCAACGCTACAACTCGCTGTCGGCCGCCCTGTTACTGCGCGCCCTGGACAACTACGGCCAGCGTGCACAGAGCGACATGACCCTAAAAGCCACCGCCTGGCTGGGCGACAAGCAGCAACAACTGCTGGAAATGGCCGGCCAGCCGCCACGCGCCGCCGTACCAGGCGCCACGCAGAAGCTGGTGATGGAAAAATCCGACGGCCCAGCGGCGTTTTACATGCTCAGCGAAGCCGGTTTCGACAAGGGCGCCAAGCTCAAGCCGATCACCAATGGCCTGGAAATCATTCACGAATACCTCGACCTCAAGGGCGAGCCGGTGAGCAAAGTGGCGGTGGGCGACGAGTTCCTGGTGCGCCTGCGCCTGCGTGCCACCGACCGTGACCAGGTGCAGCAAGTGGCCGTGGTCGACCTGCTGCCAGGTGGCGTCGAGCCTGTGTATAACTTGCCGCCGGAGCCGGAAGCCGCCAGTTCCGAGGAAAGTGAAGGTGAAGAATCCGAGTACGTCGAAGCCAGCGACGAAGAGGCCGACACCTGGCAGGCGCCGATCGGCGAAACCGAACTGAGCAACTGGCAGCCGGAGTACGTGGATGTACGTGATGACCGGGTGGTGTTGTACGGCACTGCGCTGCGCGACGTAGGCACTTTCGTGTACCGCGTGCGCGCCACCAACGCAGGGACCTTCAATACGCCACCGGCCTACGCCGAAGGTATGTACGAAACCACCCTGCAAGGGCGCGGCAAAGTAGGCCAGCTTGAAATTACCAAGCCTTAA
- the pbpC gene encoding penicillin-binding protein 1C, whose product MKLPSLKRLTPPLLVAAVLLAGLRLWPHAPLEQAVTSSRVVLADDGSLLRMTLADDGQYRLWLPLERISPSLVEALLLKEDRNFYWHPGVNPPALLRAALATYSGGQRQGGSTLSMQLARRLWDLNTRQVPGKLQQMALALWLEARYSKHDILEAYLNLAPMGGNIEGAEAASRIYFGKSAAQLSLSEALALAVIPQQPGRRARFGPALQNARLRLMADWRETYPQDPRNDSLLNLPLEARNRQQIPFLAPHLSEQLLASQPGNELNSTLNLPLQQLLERLINGFIAERRSTGVENATAILIDSRDQSVKALVGSADYLSTSLHGQVNGVLARRSPGSTLKPFLYGLALDQGVIHPMSILKDLPSNFGYFQPENFDGSFVGPLTARDALIRSRNIPAVWLASQVKSPSLYGLLQRAGIKGLRDESHYGLALALGGGEMTPEELARLYVMLAGDGHLRPLRYLQEQPQTTGAQLLTPQAAFMVRDMLRRNPRPDGLPGRHWRTAWKTGTSWGFHDAWSAGLVGPYVLVVWVGNFDGRPNPAFIGAKTAAPLFFRIADALPLALPNVLIKPDKPPAGLVRIDVCAASGELPNRWCPQTRKTWYIPGVSPIRVSNLHRPVLIDTRTGKAACPPFEAQYTREEVFEFWPSDIQRLYRAAGLPRRTPPSVMKNCQPNRISDQSEAPQIRSPLTQVSYQLRLSQPQESIPLNANAASDAATLYWFADQTLIGQGPPQTTLNWRPGKSGEYRLRVSDDQGRSTSRGLKVEFVP is encoded by the coding sequence TTGAAATTACCAAGCCTTAAACGCCTAACGCCGCCGCTGCTGGTAGCGGCGGTTCTGCTGGCGGGATTGCGGCTATGGCCGCATGCCCCGCTGGAACAGGCGGTAACGTCTTCAAGGGTGGTGCTGGCCGACGACGGCTCGCTGCTACGCATGACGCTGGCGGATGACGGCCAATACCGACTCTGGCTACCTCTGGAGCGGATTTCTCCTTCACTGGTCGAGGCCTTGCTGCTCAAGGAGGACCGCAATTTCTACTGGCACCCGGGAGTAAATCCTCCGGCATTGCTACGCGCGGCACTCGCCACCTACAGCGGCGGCCAGCGCCAGGGCGGCTCGACCTTGAGCATGCAACTGGCGCGGCGCCTGTGGGACCTGAACACCCGCCAAGTGCCCGGCAAATTGCAGCAGATGGCCTTGGCGCTGTGGCTGGAGGCGCGCTACAGCAAGCACGACATCCTGGAGGCCTACCTGAACCTGGCGCCCATGGGCGGCAATATCGAAGGCGCCGAGGCCGCCAGCCGCATTTACTTCGGTAAGTCGGCGGCGCAATTATCCTTGTCCGAAGCCCTGGCGTTGGCCGTGATCCCACAGCAGCCGGGGCGGCGGGCGCGCTTTGGGCCGGCGCTGCAAAATGCGCGGCTGCGCTTGATGGCCGATTGGCGCGAGACTTATCCACAGGACCCACGCAACGACAGTTTGCTCAACCTGCCCCTGGAAGCGCGCAACCGCCAGCAGATCCCGTTTCTAGCGCCACACCTGAGCGAGCAACTGCTGGCGTCCCAGCCCGGCAATGAGTTGAACAGCACTCTCAACCTGCCACTGCAGCAATTGCTCGAGCGCTTGATCAACGGCTTTATCGCCGAGCGCCGCAGCACGGGTGTGGAAAACGCCACGGCGATCCTGATCGACAGCCGCGACCAGAGCGTGAAAGCCCTGGTGGGCTCCGCGGATTACTTATCCACAAGCCTGCACGGCCAGGTCAACGGCGTGCTGGCGCGGCGCTCGCCGGGGTCGACCCTCAAGCCATTCCTGTATGGGCTGGCGCTGGATCAGGGGGTGATCCACCCCATGAGCATCCTCAAGGACCTGCCCAGTAACTTCGGCTACTTCCAGCCGGAAAATTTCGACGGCAGTTTTGTCGGGCCTCTGACGGCGCGGGATGCCCTGATCCGTAGCCGTAATATCCCGGCGGTATGGCTGGCCAGCCAGGTCAAATCACCATCGCTGTACGGCCTGTTGCAACGGGCCGGCATCAAAGGCCTGCGCGACGAGAGCCATTACGGCCTGGCCCTGGCCCTCGGCGGTGGCGAGATGACCCCGGAGGAACTGGCGCGGCTGTATGTGATGCTGGCCGGCGACGGGCACCTGCGCCCGCTGCGCTATCTGCAGGAGCAACCGCAAACCACCGGTGCGCAACTGCTGACGCCCCAAGCCGCGTTTATGGTGCGCGACATGCTGCGCCGCAATCCGCGCCCGGATGGCTTGCCCGGCCGCCATTGGCGCACCGCCTGGAAAACCGGCACCTCCTGGGGCTTTCACGATGCCTGGAGTGCAGGCCTGGTGGGCCCGTATGTGTTGGTGGTGTGGGTGGGCAACTTCGATGGGCGGCCGAACCCGGCGTTTATCGGCGCCAAGACCGCCGCGCCGCTGTTCTTCCGTATCGCCGACGCCCTTCCCCTGGCCCTGCCCAATGTGCTGATCAAGCCCGACAAGCCGCCCGCCGGGCTGGTGCGCATCGACGTCTGCGCCGCCTCCGGTGAGCTGCCCAACCGCTGGTGCCCGCAAACCCGCAAGACCTGGTACATCCCTGGCGTCTCACCGATTCGCGTGTCCAACCTGCACCGCCCGGTGCTGATCGACACCCGCACCGGCAAGGCTGCGTGCCCGCCGTTCGAGGCGCAATACACCCGCGAAGAAGTCTTCGAGTTCTGGCCCAGCGACATCCAACGCCTGTACCGCGCCGCCGGCCTGCCGCGGCGCACACCGCCCAGCGTGATGAAAAACTGCCAGCCCAACCGCATCAGCGACCAAAGCGAAGCGCCGCAGATCCGCTCGCCCCTGACCCAGGTGAGCTACCAGTTGCGCCTGTCCCAGCCCCAGGAAAGCATCCCACTGAATGCCAACGCCGCCAGCGATGCAGCGACCCTGTACTGGTTCGCCGACCAGACCCTGATCGGCCAGGGCCCGCCGCAAACCACGCTGAATTGGCGGCCGGGCAAGTCGGGGGAATACCGGTTGCGGGTCAGTGATGATCAGGGGCGCAGCACGAGTCGGGGGCTAAAAGTGGAGTTTGTGCCGTGA